From Bordetella flabilis, the proteins below share one genomic window:
- a CDS encoding ABC transporter substrate-binding protein gives MKNPWVMAGALLLATGGAHAQEVLKIGAMGSLSGPGAAWGQAIQYGAELAAEDVNAKGGLEVAGKKYRVQVIAYDDKYQANEAVTAVNRLIFEDKVKFIIGPMGGATQLAIAPITEKAKVITMTMAFTPLALGPDKPYSFRPILTTSETAPAQIAWVAKTMGIKKVGALFPNDETGQKIIVDLEKAYSRAGTPLAAKELFERDRLDMAPLLTRLMAQGVDAIELDGNAPTTSGLIVKQARELGFKGLILRSGGPATPEIVSVAGKRATEGMIVYSPLDLANPAIKAYADRYQKQYKKPMNGFSPSFYDATHMLFQAMAQAGTVTDTDKVGAALAAIKNYPGIMGTTNWTGKQAYGIDHQVDVPYYLAEVKDGKEIIRAHCTVQACE, from the coding sequence GCATGCGCAGGAAGTGCTGAAGATCGGCGCGATGGGCAGCTTGTCCGGACCTGGCGCGGCCTGGGGCCAGGCGATTCAGTATGGCGCCGAACTGGCCGCGGAGGATGTGAACGCCAAGGGCGGCCTGGAGGTCGCCGGCAAGAAGTACCGGGTGCAGGTCATTGCCTACGATGACAAGTACCAGGCCAACGAAGCCGTCACGGCGGTCAACCGGCTCATCTTCGAAGACAAGGTCAAGTTCATCATCGGCCCCATGGGCGGGGCGACGCAGCTGGCCATCGCGCCCATCACCGAGAAAGCCAAGGTCATCACCATGACCATGGCCTTCACGCCGCTGGCCTTGGGGCCCGACAAGCCGTATTCGTTCCGTCCCATCCTGACGACCAGCGAAACCGCGCCCGCGCAGATCGCATGGGTAGCCAAGACCATGGGCATCAAGAAGGTGGGGGCACTGTTCCCCAACGACGAGACCGGGCAGAAGATCATCGTCGACCTGGAAAAGGCGTATTCCAGGGCAGGCACCCCGCTGGCCGCCAAGGAATTGTTCGAACGCGACCGCCTGGACATGGCGCCGCTGCTGACCCGCCTGATGGCCCAGGGCGTGGATGCGATCGAGCTGGACGGCAATGCGCCGACGACATCGGGACTGATCGTCAAGCAGGCGCGTGAACTGGGTTTCAAGGGCCTCATCCTGCGCAGCGGCGGGCCGGCGACGCCGGAAATCGTCAGCGTGGCCGGCAAGCGCGCCACCGAGGGCATGATCGTGTACTCCCCGCTGGACCTCGCCAATCCCGCCATCAAGGCCTACGCCGACCGCTACCAGAAACAATACAAAAAGCCGATGAACGGCTTTAGCCCGTCCTTCTATGACGCGACCCACATGCTGTTCCAGGCCATGGCGCAGGCGGGCACGGTCACGGACACGGACAAGGTGGGCGCGGCGCTGGCGGCCATCAAGAACTACCCGGGGATCATGGGCACGACCAACTGGACCGGCAAGCAGGCGTATGGCATCGACCACCAGGTCGACGTGCCGTACTACCTGGCCGAAGTGAAGGACGGCAAGGAAATCATACGCGCGCATTGCACGGTACAGGCATGCGAGTAA